In Cyclopterus lumpus isolate fCycLum1 chromosome 2, fCycLum1.pri, whole genome shotgun sequence, the genomic stretch GTGTGACGTCCTTTCAGTACGCCCCAACTGTACCAGCCCTCATATATCAAATGTGTACGTGACAGAGCATGGTGAGAGGTTTCATGTAACTGCTACTAATTGAAGTTAATATGATAATCAAGGCTGTTGGAATTCCATTGAAAGACAAGTTGTGGCTGGTTgggtttttgtctttttaatatcCTTTGAGCTCTTCGCAGGCTCCTCTTCTCACCAATATCACGGATGGGTACTAAGGAAGTTCTGGGCGGTTCTTATCAGCCCTGTCCACGTCCTATgccagtttgtaatgtttcctTCAGTCGAGGTCGTTTCCTATTGCGCCTCTGAAAGTAATGTGACGATACACAGAGAATCATCATCTGCAGCTCTTCTCTGCTGTTAGGCTCCAACTTGAGTGCTTTGGGTCATTCTTAGTGTTGTTTTCATCAAACaagcttaaaaaaagaactagctggtgaacatagagCAGCATCTAGCAGCTAACGTACCTGATTCCCTCAAGAAGTGGTGGACACCAAACATGGAGCTAAATGAGGGTGACCTAAGACGGTGGGACTTTCTATTGCTGGATGTGTAATGGGTTCCCCATATTTACTTATATTTTAGATACCTCATTATTTCACTCCCTGGAAGTTCAGACAGTTCATCTTGTGTTGCTCTCCACCCAGCGGTGTCACAGAAAGGGGTTATTAATATAACAATGTCAGTATTTTCTTGTTTCTGTTTAACAGAATCTTAAGTCCTCCTCAAtggtgtcagtgttgtgtgGTTTGTAATCTGTGATACTGCTGTGTGATCATGAGTCGGTGGTCCGCTGTCGTCCACCCAGGCAGAGACGGTGCAGATGGTAGAAGAGGAGAGTCGTGCTCAGGGAAACATTGGAGTGGGTCTGTACGTCACATACCTGAAAGCTGGAGCCAGCGTCGTGGTTCTGCTTACCGTCATACTGATGAACATTCTGTCTCAGGTACCGAGGCTGGAGGAGAAGTTCATTTCACTGTCTTGTTGTTCAGTGAGGAAAAGTGAACGAGCTGTCTGTAATcagaagaacatgaagagaaaCACTGGACTACAGCCTGTTCTCTTTCATCTTGTAGGTAGTATACATCCTGCAGGACTGGTGGCTGGCTCACTGGTACGTTTGAAAGCCACTGAAGAGGGAAGAATCAGCCGTACATTCATCACCAGTATTGCTACCACTCTTTTCATGTAACTTGGTAACATCTTAACACGATCAGGGCCAACGAGCAGGATAAGCTGACCACCAACAGCACGGGCCTCCAGAACGCACTGAATGCCACAGTGGAGCTGGATACCAACTTCTACCTGAGTGTTTATGGAGGTAATCTGACGCCACGTGTTGCACTGTGAGAGCGTGCACGGTACACACAGGTGTAAAGGagagcacttcctgtctccacAGGTTTGACTGGTTCTATCGTAGTCTTCGGCTTCATCAGGAATCTTTCCCTGTTCCACGTGCTGGTGAAGTCTGTACAGACTCTGCACGACCGCATGTTCAACTCCATACTCAGGACACACGTGCGCTTCTTTGACATCAACCCTATTGGTAAGTTCAAACATTACAGCTATCTAACGAGCATATATTTGGTAGTATTTTGACTCATGTTATTCATCTTTGATGACACTTTTTATATTGTCCCTGGTCATCTTTGAGTTGAGTGTATTGGGAAAGCCCCCAGTTTCTAGGAAACAGACAGGAGTGCAGAGCAATGTGCAGCTGTGGAGCACTATGTCAATCAACATTAGTTCCAGTGTACGCTGTACACTGGAACTAATGTAAACTAAACACATTCTCCCCACGTTATCTTGCTGTCAGACAGCCCTTTGCAACAGGGACCTGAAGCCTTTAGCGATGCTCTCTTCAAACCACCAGACGCCCTTTTAGATGGAAGCGTTTTAGCTGGTAGAGCAAAGAGCTGCCTCCATCGGTTAGTCAGTGTTATTGTGTAACTTTGGTGAATCCAAACTAACGAACCAAAGCAGGCAGTGGGGACGGGTGATGTTTGGACTCTAGTTGATACTCCTCATCGGTTCTTTTTCATGACTGAAtaattgccttttttaaaaacgaaTAAATTCAGAACAGGATTAGAACACACAGACTCCTTCTGTTGTACCACCCGGGCCCAGAACTCATCCCTACGTCAGAGTAAAGCGGAGAAAATACTCAACACTTATCTCCTGGAGGGAATACACCAACTAGCTCATGTAGCTCATGCAACCCATCCTCCAAACAGCCAAACTCTCCCCGTCTTGGTGTTTTGAGGTGGGGTTGTTCGGCCGGGCTCCAAGCAACTGGAATGAGTTGCAAAAGATAAAACTCCACGCCCTCCTTTAATAACTCATGACAAACACCTTAGATCCCTGCAGCTGATCCTGAGTTGCTTCTCCAGGAACACAGTTTGTGTTTAATATATTGTACACATGATGTCATTTTTGTACGAGCTTGTTTGTAACGACTtgcctcctgttgctgctctttGGTCATCATTGTAATTGAGAACCGGTTCTCAATTGACTcatctggttaaataaaggtcaaatAAGAAATGGAATTTAAGAGTTGTTGGAACCCTTTGCGAGCGTTTGCTCCAAGAATCATTATGAAATTGTGAGAAAAAAGCTTTGCTGGCTCTCCAATCAGAAAATTATCCACATGAATACAAAgtgtaaaaactaaatgttagGATGACTCGTTAATAATCCCGTAGCATAATCTTCTCTATTCTCTCCCCGTAGGACGAGTCTTGAACAGGTTTTCAAAAGACATCGGCCAGCTGGACACTAGCATGCCGTGGACCTTTGTGGACTCCTTTCAGGTGAGGAGCCCCTTGGCTATTCAGTATATCGACTGCTACGGGGCTGTATGGAGGTTTTAGATGGCTGCTGTCCTCCTTATCAATCTCTTATAAGGCACCTATTAGATTTACAATAACTCTTTTATGACAGTGAATATCATGAAATGATTGTAAGAATGTGAACAGAATAAGGTCGCGCATGGGAACAGATTGCAGGTCAAATAAATGAGTTCCAGATAAAAGATGAAAGTGGTGAGAGCATGTGATCAATGTTAGTGTCTCACACTCACAACGCTCATTAATTAATGCTTCAGAGAACAAATaagtgggctgcacggtggtgtagtggctagcactgtcgcctcacagcaagagggccgcgggttcgattcccggtcggagcggtccttctgtgtggagtttgcatgttctccccgtggcagcgtgggttctctccgggctctccggcttcctcccacagtccaaagacatgctgcaggttaattgatctctaaattgcccataggtgtgaatgtgagagtgaatggttgtatgtccctacatgtgccctcgatggactggcggcctgtccagggtgtcccctgccttcgccctatgtcagcagggataggctccagcgcccccgcgaccctaatgaggataagcggtattgaaaatggatggatggatggagaacaAATAAGTGGTAAAATGCAACACCGATGCAGCCcgtgagacatttttttttaaacataatgtCTGAGACACTCATATGGCTGACATCTTTCTTTGAAGCCAGCAATGTTACACATTTCATGTCTAAATGGGCTGCAGATTGAATCGATGCTGTGGCAGCGAGAGGGTTAATGAGTCATTTCTGCATGTTTGTACCTTAAACCAGCATTAGTGATCAGTAAATGGGTGTTTTCTCCGAGCAGGTGTTCCTTCAGGTTATCGGGGTGATCTGTGTGGTGGTGTCCGTGATCCCCTGGATCATCATCCTAGTGCTGCCCCTGCTCGGCATCTTCCTCTCCTTGCGTTACTACTTCCTGCAAACCTCCAGAAACATCAAACGCCTCGAGTCCACCAGTGAGCGTCCCACGAAAttgcgtgtgggtgtgttttcattttcattttggaaAGTCACAGATATAAACATTGATTCTCTTTGTCATCGTCCCTGCAGCTCGGAGTCCGGTGTTCTCCCACCTGTCCTCGTCTCTTCAGGGCCTGTGGACCATCCGGGCCTTTGGAGCAGAGGGGCGGTTCCAGAAAATCTTCGACGCTCATCAGGACCTGCACTCCGGTTCTCCTCTACTCTTAAACCGTCTTTAAATATGAAGTGATGGAGGTAGTCCGGTGTTGATAGTGTATTTGCTTTTCCTGAACAGGGGCCTATTTCCTGTACCTGACCACCTCTCGCTGGTTCGCCATCCGCCTCGACGGCATCTGCGCCCTCTTTATTTTCATCACCACCTTTGGCTGCCTGCTGTTCAAAGACCGTAAGCAAGACTTCAATCTAAACATTTAACTCTGACTTTGTACTGCTTTTCCACCACAAAGTCCGAAATGTTAAAATATGTCGTTGAAAGATTGTGAACTAAAACCTGGTTCTGTTAGAGCTGGATGCTGGCTCCGTTGGTCTGGCTCTGACCTACACTGTCACACTGATTGGGATGTTCCAGTGGGGGATGAGGCAGAGTGCAGAGGTGGAGAACATGGTAACGTACTCTATTTTTCTTATTTGACTATTTACAACTTGTATCTTTAGCTGAAGGATTTCTGTCATTTATTTAGGCGAGTTGGCCTTTACGTTTATGTGAATATGAACACACTGTTTGAGCTCCTAATCACATGTGTGTAATGCAACTTTACGGCTTTCAGATGACGTCAGTGGAGAGAGTGGTGGAGTACAGTGAACTGGAGAGTGAAGCACCCTGGGAAACCCAGAAGCGGCCTCCTCCCAATTGGCCCAACAAAGGcctggtgacctttgaccaggTCAGCTTCTCCTACAGCAGTGATGGACCACTGGTTCTGCAAAACATGACTGCAATGTTCCGGCCCAAAGAGAAGGTTAGacatctctttctgtctccagagGACACCGTGTTGAAGCTTGGCTGTTCTACTAAACTAGACTCTTTCTTCCTGTGTCAGGTTGGCATCGTGGGTAGAACGGGTGCTGGGAAAAGCTCTCTGGTCTCGGCTCTGTTCCGCCTGTCCGAGCCTCAGGGTAAGATCTACATCGACGGTGTTCTGACCTCTGAGATCGGCCTCCACGACCTGCGCCAGAAGATGTCCATCATTCCTCAGGTGAACAGCTGCTCGCCtcgttcacttcctgtctgctggaCCACACTCGCCAACCGTGTCCTGTACTCGATACTGCTGGTTCACCAGCACCACGAAGCGAACCTCCAGTGAGGTCGCCATTCATCTTTCCATCACATGCTGTCACAACATGAGACTGAAGAGACCAGAACATTATCGACATTTTGCAACTCGCACCAAAAccatctagattgataaattgCACAACAAGAAAGACATAAATGTCTATTTTTGATTTAGatgtgaactgtccctttttaaatacCCGGCGTGTGCTTGTGCTGAATCTAACCCGGCGCTCCTCTGTTCTCCAGGACCCGGTGCTGTTTACAGGCTCCATGAGGAAGAACTTGGACCCTTTCAACCAGCACAGTGATGAAGACCTGTGGAAGGCTCTGGAGGAGGTAAGCGTCCACTCGGCTCACAAGAGTTGAGTTTGTATCTCTCGTTGTGGAGTGCGTCAGGCAAACACTCCTCCGTGTTCCCCCAGGTGCAGCTGAAGTCTTTGCTGGAGGAGCAGCCGGGGGGGTTGGAGACGGTTCTGGCCGAGTCGGGCTCCAACTTCAGCACGGGCCAGAGGCAGCTGGTGTGTCTGGCCAGAGCCATCCTGAGGAAGAACCGCATCCTGGTGATCGACGAGGCCACGGCCAACGTGGACCCCAGGTACTGCTGAGACGGCAAATAAATGCATGATGGTACTCGGCATCAAAGACTTTATTCTTTTTACTTGTGCTCCTCGCAGGACAGATGCGCTGATCCAGAAAACCATACGGGACAAGTTCAACAAATGCACCGTGCTCACTATCGCTCATCGCCTCAACACCATCGTAGACAGCGACAGGATACTGGTGAGGCCTCTTACTCATGGATTCTAGGAAAGAGTATTGTGAATATAGTTTAATTTAGAGCACAGGGATTACATTCCATATGTTTGCATTAGGTCGACTTGGTTAAAATCATACGTCTGATACATAATTCATCTGTTTTAGACATGTGTTCATGGTGTAAGCTTGTATTATTGGCATTTTATGGTATGCTGGACCTAATCCTGACAGCTGAACTCGACCATCAGTGGAGCCTCCACCCTCCGGTTCTCCATCAGCTAAAAGTGATACCTCCGTTACGACGCTGTTGgtcactgtggctcagtggggagagcggggtcgtccttcaattcCCGACTAGTCGATGCGTCCTTGGGCAAAACGCTTCTCCCCAATtggctcccgtagctgtgaatgtgttatttattcCTGATGGGCCTTGtaccctcagtgtgtgaatgtgaagtGAGAGAGACTTCTTCTTTATACAACTAGAAAGAATGAATGTTTACCTGAGCAGTTGATGCTCCAAATGTCGAACGTGGCACCTTTTTTAGGTCAGTTCAGCCAAATtccaaaaacattttcacttaCCGGTGTGAACCTAAAACCACCAGAGCAGTGAGCTCCACTAATTTGAATTCCATTGCAGAACTAACTTAACTTGCCTGTGAACTGTTGGTCGGAAACCAAAGGGCACATTTCCTAAATGAAactaaagttagttacattgttTTACTTAATAGACAAAGGTAGACACTTTACTGAATTAAGAGATACCACTGGGATCAAATGACTTTTCACTAATGCTCACACATGTGATTTTGTCTGCAGGTTCTAGATGCAGGGATAATTCATGCCTATGATGAGCCTTACACCCTGCTGCAAGATCCAAATGGGATCTTCTACAAAATGGTGCAGCAGACTGGCAAGCAGGAGGCGGCCGCTCTGCTCCAGGCAGCGAAACAGGTGAGCTGACACCGGTTTCAAGATGTGAGACACTTCTGGAGCCAGTCTTACTTTGTAAACTGTCTTTCCAGGCGTACGACAGCAGAAGCCGTCGCAGCATACCAAACGGACACGCAGAAACGGCAGACTGTAACCTGGTTATCTTTGAGACCGCCCTGTGAGCTTCTGACTCGCCAGAAGACTTAAAGTGCCTGGGCTCGTACTGCGCCCCCTCAGCCTCTGTGGATAACACACAGGGCCGGATAGGAAGGCCTTATCCACCCAGCAGGTTAGGAGGCCTCACTGTGACCTTGAACGGTGTTAAGCTGTTTCCTACAAGTGGAGAGAGCTTGAAAATCATTGCTCTGAAAAAACCTGTTGAAATGgatcactttttattttgtatgcttAATATTTATCGTATGTTAAAAATTGCCTCGgatgaattatttttaaatgcccGCATAATCCTTACAAAACCTGTAAATGCCTTATTTCAAGTTGGCAGCACTTTGTACATGTTGATTTAACCAATAGCAGCACTTGTATGGACCCACAGTGGTATTTTGCACATTACTAATaactaagaaaataaaagtgctttGTACGTTGTGGTTCCAGCCTTTCAAGCTACAGGTCAGGTGACCTAGAACTCGGCTGCTACGACTTAGAATGAGATTGTTCTGTACAAATCTCACTGAAGTATCGGCAAGTGTTTTGACAAACTTTGAATAAAGTTCTCAgttaaaatctctttttttttttaaattaatttttttatgggactgtttacaataataaacatgaattaGCAACAGAGATTTGACCCGTCTGTTCAGATTTCATACTGAGGCGTCGTGGATGCGGCTCTCATTGAGAGCAAGCAAGCGCAATACCCAGATgtgcacggagagagagaaccgACAGAAGGAgtaagaggagaggacgagacGCAAGGTAAAGAGAGCCGAGAtgaaagagggaaaagaggacGTGCAGGCGACATGTGAGTTTAGTgaggatgttgtttttttaattgttcgGATGGCAGCAAATAATCACACGTTGTCCTCTGGGGTCAAAACTGACCCCGTCTGGTTTGACttatttaaagaatataaagtggATACTTCACTACATTCTGTGTTACACCGTAACAACTTAATTCCAACATTAAAACAATGTCTTTATTCCATTTGAAATCTAAGGCCAATAAGACCCCATTTACATGcatttaacttgtttttgaGTAAAAATTATAAATTTTTCTGACTAGTTAACGATTAGGGTCACGTGTGTTGATAGATCAGACTGGTATGTGTCAAAGTTTAGTGAGGATGCTGTTTTTAAACTACTTTTAATCACACCTGTTGACCTCCCCGGCTCAAAAACGACCCCATCTGGTTTGACTGTTTATAAAGTATAAATTATCACCCACCTTTGTTTCAATTTCTTTGCCAACTTTATTCCAACTCATTacctgaccttttgaccttgcGTCTTATTAGTACTTAATAAAAATGTTGTGAACCCCTTGAATAGCATTTCATGTAAAAGTGTTTACTTTATGAAGTGATATTTTTCCCTGATGGACTCGGCAACTGTTTTAACAAGACCTGAAGACCAGAACTCAGACAAGTTAACATTGAATAATCTTTATGAGAAATTATGAACAGTACAAAAGATCCATATTgtgacattacatgtcatttagctgacgcttttatccaaagtgacttacaatcatgttacattcatacactgtagacacagctacagggaacaattcagggttaagtgtcttgctcaaggacacatcgactagggcggggattgaaccaccaagccctgattgaaagacagacctgctaaccactgacccacagtcgccccgtGACAGTTTGAAGATTGTGATTGTTCTGGAAGTATCATAGTTGGGTTTCCATGGTAGCAGTCAGCACACTCACAATGATACAATAGGATTTGTGACTTGAAAGGCAATAGAAAATCCTATTTTCCTGCATAACTTCAGAActaaaaatgaaatgtcaacTAGAAAACAATGTTAACCATTAGCAGGTAGGTTCTGCGTTGTCTTCTCTGAGTGATGGAGGGTCTCAGACAAGTTACATGTGGAGTATGTTGTACAGCAgtcttttaaatcttctttgatgcctttaaaaatgtgaacacaccttcagtaaacaaaaaaattccTAAGTTCAAAAATATTGCACATGCATATTTTAAAGTTAGCAGCCTTTCTTTTTACCTGTCTGGCTGACTCCAGCAGGGCTGCTGCCTCGGCCGGGCCCGTCTGCTGCACCATCCTGTAGAGAGCACCCTCTTTGT encodes the following:
- the LOC117746215 gene encoding multidrug resistance-associated protein 4-like isoform X2, with translation MSLCSFGLVLLHHLFFFHVQRSGMKIRVAMCHMIYNKALRLSSSAMGKTTTGQIVNLLSNDVNKFDDVTVFLHFLWVGPLQAVVVVGLLWQEIGPSCFVGMVVLMVLMLTQTMFGMAFSNYRSKTAVLTDDRIRIMNEVLSGMRIIKMYAWEKPFAVMVSKVRRKEISMIMKSSYLRALNMASFFSTSKVIIFITFTLYVLLGNTITASRVFVTVSLYAAVRLTCTLFFPNAIEKLFETRVSILRIQEFLMLDEIVKSNGELPLGGVKDAAVVIQDLVCSWEKSVATPSLKILSLTLRSNQLLAVIGPVGAGKSSLLSTILGELPVKEGVLEVKGQLTYASQQPWVFPGTIRSNILFGKALDPQKYERVLRACALKRDLELLPDADLTLIGDRGATLSGGQKARVNLARAVYQDADIYLLDDPLSAVDAEVGRHLFEKCICGFLKNKLRILVTHQLQYLQSADQIVVLRKGEIVAKGKYAELQRSGVDFTALLKEEDQQPPQDSLARNRTLSENSVRSHTSSGSSKDDQLPAETVQMVEEESRAQGNIGVGLYVTYLKAGASVVVLLTVILMNILSQVVYILQDWWLAHWANEQDKLTTNSTGLQNALNATVELDTNFYLSVYGGLTGSIVVFGFIRNLSLFHVLVKSVQTLHDRMFNSILRTHVRFFDINPIGRVLNRFSKDIGQLDTSMPWTFVDSFQVFLQVIGVICVVVSVIPWIIILVLPLLGIFLSLRYYFLQTSRNIKRLESTTRSPVFSHLSSSLQGLWTIRAFGAEGRFQKIFDAHQDLHSGAYFLYLTTSRWFAIRLDGICALFIFITTFGCLLFKDQLDAGSVGLALTYTVTLIGMFQWGMRQSAEVENMMTSVERVVEYSELESEAPWETQKRPPPNWPNKGLVTFDQVSFSYSSDGPLVLQNMTAMFRPKEKVGIVGRTGAGKSSLVSALFRLSEPQGKIYIDGVLTSEIGLHDLRQKMSIIPQDPVLFTGSMRKNLDPFNQHSDEDLWKALEEVQLKSLLEEQPGGLETVLAESGSNFSTGQRQLVCLARAILRKNRILVIDEATANVDPRTDALIQKTIRDKFNKCTVLTIAHRLNTIVDSDRILVLDAGIIHAYDEPYTLLQDPNGIFYKMVQQTGKQEAAALLQAAKQAYDSRSRRSIPNGHAETADCNLVIFETAL
- the LOC117746215 gene encoding multidrug resistance-associated protein 4-like isoform X3, whose protein sequence is MGKTTTGQIVNLLSNDVNKFDDVTVFLHFLWVGPLQAVVVVGLLWQEIGPSCFVGMVVLMVLMLTQTMFGMAFSNYRSKTAVLTDDRIRIMNEVLSGMRIIKMYAWEKPFAVMVSKVRRKEISMIMKSSYLRALNMASFFSTSKVIIFITFTLYVLLGNTITASRVFVTVSLYAAVRLTCTLFFPNAIEKLFETRVSILRIQEFLMLDEIVKSNGELPLGGVKDAAVVIQDLVCSWEKSVATPSLKILSLTLRSNQLLAVIGPVGAGKSSLLSTILGELPVKEGVLEVKGQLTYASQQPWVFPGTIRSNILFGKALDPQKYERVLRACALKRDLELLPDADLTLIGDRGATLSGGQKARVNLARAVYQDADIYLLDDPLSAVDAEVGRHLFEKCICGFLKNKLRILVTHQLQYLQSADQIVVLRKGEIVAKGKYAELQRSGVDFTALLKEEDQQPPQDSLARNRTLSENSVRSHTSSGSSKDDQLPAETVQMVEEESRAQGNIGVGLYVTYLKAGASVVVLLTVILMNILSQVVYILQDWWLAHWANEQDKLTTNSTGLQNALNATVELDTNFYLSVYGGLTGSIVVFGFIRNLSLFHVLVKSVQTLHDRMFNSILRTHVRFFDINPIGRVLNRFSKDIGQLDTSMPWTFVDSFQVFLQVIGVICVVVSVIPWIIILVLPLLGIFLSLRYYFLQTSRNIKRLESTTRSPVFSHLSSSLQGLWTIRAFGAEGRFQKIFDAHQDLHSGAYFLYLTTSRWFAIRLDGICALFIFITTFGCLLFKDQLDAGSVGLALTYTVTLIGMFQWGMRQSAEVENMMTSVERVVEYSELESEAPWETQKRPPPNWPNKGLVTFDQVSFSYSSDGPLVLQNMTAMFRPKEKVGIVGRTGAGKSSLVSALFRLSEPQGKIYIDGVLTSEIGLHDLRQKMSIIPQDPVLFTGSMRKNLDPFNQHSDEDLWKALEEVQLKSLLEEQPGGLETVLAESGSNFSTGQRQLVCLARAILRKNRILVIDEATANVDPRTDALIQKTIRDKFNKCTVLTIAHRLNTIVDSDRILVLDAGIIHAYDEPYTLLQDPNGIFYKMVQQTGKQEAAALLQAAKQAYDSRSRRSIPNGHAETADCNLVIFETAL